In Erigeron canadensis isolate Cc75 chromosome 8, C_canadensis_v1, whole genome shotgun sequence, the DNA window TTCTTGGAAACCTTAAAAACCCAACCTTTTTGGGTCATTACTCTATTTATTTTGGGTTCTACATATCTTCTAAGGATTTCAGTTTCCATATTGAATTGGGTTTACAAGAATTTCTTAAGACCGCCAAAAAACATCACGAAATATGGATCATGGGCACTTATTACTGGCTCAACAGACGGCATTGGCAAAGCTTTTGCCTTTGAATTGGCCAAAAAAGGACTAAACTTGATCTTGGTGGGCAGAAACCCAAAGAAACTGGAAGATGTTACTAACGAGATCAAATCAAAGTTCTCAAAAACCGAGATCAAGAACGTCGTTTTTGATCTTTCTGGTGATTTATCTGAGGGTATAAAGAAGATTAGTGATGTAATTGAGGGATTAGATGTTGGTGTTCTGATTAATAATGCAGGGATATCGTATCCTTATGCAAGGTTTTTTCATGAAGTGGATGATGAATTGTTGAATAATTTGATTAGAATTAATGTTGAAGCGACTACTAAGATAACACAGGCTGTGTTACCGGggatgttgaaaagaaagaaaggcgCAATTGTGAATATTGGTTCTGGTGCTGCTGCTATTATCCCATCGTATCCTCTTTACGCCGTGTATGCTGCAACTAAAGCGTAAGTTCTTACTTGATCGTTTTTTTTGGTGGTTTCGTAGTGTGATCTGATTAACTACAGATGTTGATAAATGCTAATTAATACAAGTGGTTGTGTTCTGCAGGTATATTGATCAGTTTTCGAGGTGTTTGtatgttgaatacaagaagagtGGAATTGATGTCCAGTGCCAGGTAGTCTTCCCTTACTTGACATTACATTCTGCAAgtgattatttaattattcaataGTTCGATTAACTGTGTATCTACTTGTGGATAATGGTATGTCCTCCTAActaaagtaagtaagtaagtaaccgaccaatacctcgacggtgtatgagggaggttaagatgtagacagctttacccctaccacgacggtgtagagaggctgcttctaggttctatctaaagatagaaaaggacctccggccttgcaagggatgaggatagaacccatgagtccatgacctctgtctccagaggcaaagggggttaaccacttgatccaaccttagcctaaaaatcttcttaataataagatgatgacatttgaaaataaatttggATAGAGATTTAGGGGAATCCATTCATGCGgttttagaaggatttatcatttttcttaaaataaacaTGTTGGTACAATCCCAACGCACCTACAGGATAACTGACTCTGATTATCACAACTTCATTAGATAGACAGACCATGACCAAATGCTTATTATGATTATTCAGTATTACATAATCACAGTTAAAGTGTTAAGTCAAAAGAACTCGTTACTGTTTGTGAGGTTTGCGACTGGTTTTGTCTTTTACCATCAAAAAATTGtacagagttttttttttcaaaagaaagtacagTAACAATTTTTTGAAGTTGAATTGGAGACATGTAAAACTTGGAAAATGGTTCTggattaaaatttgaaaactgGTTGCAGTTCCCATTAAATGTAGCAACAAAGATGGCATCTATCAAGAGGTCTTCCTTCTTTGTACCATCAGCAACTGGATATGCAAAGGCAGGGTTACGGTGGCTGGGCCATGAACCACGTTGCACACCTTACTGGCCTCACTCACTCGTCTGGGCTCTGTTGGACTCCTTGCCTGAGTTTGCTGTTGATTCTTGGCTTCTCAACTTCGGTCTCAAAATCAGAAAGAAGGGACAACTCAAAGATTCACGGAAAAAGGAGTGAGGGAAGTTTAATAATTATGATTAGCTTTGCTCAAGTTCATTTGTTGTATCTTATCAAAGAGCTATTTAACTTGTAAtggttattttatttgattattgagATCTTATTTTCCAACATAACTTGTTACAAATATCTGAGCTACCTGTGAGCTAATCTAGCTCGATTGGCTAAAAGTATCATCCAATCAGAATAACCAAACTATCTAAGCTACCTGTGAGataaatactaaataaaaaGTTGTTTTCAGGTATATATACTATTAGTTATAAAttgggtttggtttggtttggtttggtttggttcggTTCATACGGTCTAATTACAGAATACCACTCAACTTGGTTTTGAATTTATAAGACTTGTTGATTAGCATCTAACATTTTAGACCAACAAACCATCAACACCCACCTCAGTTTGGATGTTTCAATGGGTTTCAAGGGATCCATGAACACCGTAGTTAAGGCTACAACAGACTATTCCGATTATGCAGTGCAATGTTTTTCAAAAGAGTTACATTGTTAATAGTTGTCAGTTCttgttttcaaatttatatctaattttacatttatagttgAAAGTATAAGTTACGAGTCGTTTTAAATACACTTCTAGCTAGGTGCATGATATAACGTCTATATGCTAATCTGTAGGTTTCATTATATGCTTTTAAGTTTCAAAAGTGTCAAACATCTCAAGCTGCCAAACTTAAATCTCATAGCTCGGCAACCTTAGAAGAGACGTAGGTTTACATGATCTATATGCATATAAGTCGTTTTAATGCTTCTGTTATGTTAAATTGTATTTGTGATGTGTAGTTTAAGATAGTTTTCTAAGACGATCACTAACTTACGAGTAAAAGACTTTCTAAGACGATCACTAACTTACGAGTAAAAGActtgtatataatatatcattacatataaaaatgatgataaGTATACTTCATTGGCgctattttaatcttaataatgaaactagaattcgaaaatattttaaaaaacacaattaactTATTAGCTATCACTCAATACTCTATACATGGCAACTTATTAATTGCTATGAAGTATGAAGTACTATTTGATACTCTCAAATCCGCAAATTCTAACTTTCTTATTGTCATGATGTCTTGTTCGTATAAAAGACACGTTGTATGTAAACATTGTAAGCTATTGGACTATAAGCCAAGATGTGTATCATTTAGGGACAAGTTTATGTAAGGGTACATATTTCTGttgtatgtaaatatgtatCCAATTCTTTAAACTTACTCGTATATTGTATATCGAATTTTTAATTCATAGATATGTTTTGTGTATCCATTTATTTTATTAGTCGGGTAACAagtttatattatgtttttgtgTAAAACTCGGTCCTAGAATACTCAAAGCATATAATTAAAAGTACTTCTAATAGCCAACTTTAACTTCAATTCATTAACTAACTTTGTATATAATCTTGGTACAAAACCATATCTTTTAAGTTCCAACTCAAAATCACGAAAACAACAATGGATGTCAGtttcttgaaaataataaaaacccaACCTTTGTGGGTCATTGTTATTTTGATCATAGGTTCCACATCATTGTTGAAGATCTCAATATTAAATCTCAGATGGATTTACTTGTATTTCTTAAGACCTCCAAAAAAGATCAAGAAATATGGATCATGGGCACTTGTTACTGGCTCAACAGACGGCATTGGCAAAGCTTTTGCCTTTGAATTAGCCAAAAAAGGACTAAACTTGATCTTAGTGGGTAGAAACCCCAAGAAACTTGAAGATGTTACTAACGAAATACAATCCAAGTTCTCAAAGACCCGAATCAAGAAcgttgtttttgatttttctggTAATATATCTGAGGGTATAAAGAAGATCAGTGATGTAATTGAGGGATTAGATGTCGGCGTTTTGATAAATAACGTTGGGAGTGTATATCCTTATCCAAGGTTTTTTCATGAAGTTGATGATGAATTGTTGAAAAATTTGATTAGAATTAATGTTGAAGGGACTACTAAAGTGACACAACTTGTGTTACATGggatgttgaaaagaaagaaaggtgCAATTGTGAATATTGGTTCTGGTGCTGCTAGTGTCACTCCTTCTGCTCCTCTATATGCTGTTTATGCTGCAACTAAAGCGTATCATACTATCATTTAGCAGTTTCGTAGTGAACTTATCTGATTATTTGTAAACTTGGTAAACGTTCATTGAACTTAATCTTTCTGTTTATTTAGGTATATCTATCAATTTTCGAGGAGTTTGTATGTTGAATACAAGAATAGTGGGATTGATGTGCAATGCCAGGTAAATGTGTTACTTTTTAATGCTCCTTATTTCTCTTTAAGTTATAATCAAAGGGTTGTTTTATGTCGAGTGCTTGAAAGTAAACTGCACCAAACTAAATAGGTAGTTATGTTTTGGTTCTGAAATTAGGTGGTTCAGCCCTGCCTCAAATAAATTTGAATCAATGAGTCTGGAAGGTTTTGTCAAAGCGAACAAATTAGACAGTTTGGTTCCGCTAACTCACAAAGTTCAATAGGTGGCAGTTCCGAACTTCCAATCCATCACTTATATATAGCTTAACAAGAATGGATAAAAATGATCAAAGTTGCCCAGAATGTATCTTGATGCATAAAACCCTCCTAAACTTTATTATTGCTAAAAATAAGATTAGATAGAAAACACAACTTAAACATGAACACATTTAGCACGCTAATAATTTAAGAGCTTAAATTTTTTGTTAGATGTCTTATGGGTCAAGCTAACCAACCCAATGTATACTGAATTTCagtttgacccgttacccaacctgccCAATTTGCCACCTATAGGTTGGTTTGTGATTTTTTGAAGACAGGTGGTGTTGACGGAATAACTTATACTCATATGTTAGTTTGTGGTATCCTGATTTGATTTCTATTAATATATCATCTCAACAATCACTAGTAAACATCAATTTTAATACGTGAAACTTAGAAACCGTGTCCGAGCTAAACGTTTAAAATTGGTTGCAGGTCCCATTATATGTGGCAACAAAGATGACATATATCAAGAGACCTTCCTTCTTTGTACCATCAGCAACTGGATATGCAAAGGCAGGGTTACAGTGGTTGGGCCATGAACCACGGTGCACACCTTACTGGAGACATTCCCTCATATGTGGTCTAGTGCACATTTTACCTGAATTCACCGTTGATTCATATCGCTTCAACCTCTGCCTTAAAATGAGAAAGAGGGGACAACTTAAAAATTTACAGAAAAAGGAGTGACAGAAGTTGATTCATCTAGACAAATACTAATATGAATTTGCTTCAAGTCCATATGTTGTGTATTTTTATCAATATCTTCTCTTTTAATTTCTATTTCATAAAAAGCATTGTATTCTTAGCAGTCCAATGTATAACAATTTATATATCTCAAATTTGATTTGTAATCACTTAAAAATGTAATGGCAAACACACTAtcacaataatatataagtataacAAAAGGCagaaaaataagatatatattcaAGAGAACTTGATTAACAAGGAATCCAATAACAAGATTACTAGTTCAATGTACcacaattttcatatatatataatttgtcaaCTAATCAATTTCTCATTTTGTTGATCTGGTTAAGAGCAGGCTGTAATATATTGTAAAGCACCCAAAGAACAGCAGGTGCAAGAACAAACAACAAAAGGGATCCTCTGTTATCATTGGCAGCAGCCTCAGCTGCAGCTGCAGCTTCTGGTGTGGCAAACAGCCCAGATGAAGCTGCTAAACCACCACCAATCCCAAGCCCAACAATCACACCTTTGGTCCTCATCTTGTTGATCTGGTTCAGTGCTGGTTGAAATATGTTGAAAAGAACCCAAGCAATGGCTGGAACCAGAGGCAACAAAAGGGCGATCCCACGGTTGTCACCTTCTGCGATATCGGCTATCTGTTGGGCTGCGAAAGCCGGGTCACATGTGCTCAAAGTAGAGAAGATTGCCCCTGCAATGGCTGTTCCAGTCAAGGAGATGGATGTGGGCTTTGAGGTAACTGATTTGGGTAAGGAAAGAAGAGAAATGGGCTTGTTGGGGGTTGATGGTTTTGAGGATTTGGGGGTGGTCATGCATTTGGCATTAAGCATGGCCATGGTGGTTGATAATGTGGCTGCCATTGGTGTTGATTGTGGTTTGTTGAAGAGATTGAATTCAAGTATGTGTGGGTGTGGTCAGAGGGTGAGATGTGTGTAAATGTGCATATAGGAAGTGAGAGCCAATGAGATTATTGGATACAAGAAGATTGTGGTCTTATCTTTACAAGGATTTTGGGAAAATTTGAGCCTTATATTTATGATTCAGACcccactttcttttttttcttatctctAGCTTTTCTACCGTTTGATTGCAAAAGATTAAGCTAGTCATAGTCTATTTGTGTACTCGTATAAATCAATCATTCTCATTGAGTCGTTTcctttttacttaatttgttgTTGTGATTAACCAAGTGGTAAACATCAGATTGAGAAAAAACAGAATATATGGTAAACTATCAAACCATGTGTTTACATTGTTCAAAATACGTGCTATTACTGAATATCACAAGAAGTTAGATTTAAAAGTGTACCCTCAAAGCAAGATAGTATAGATTGTTCGAAGAAAAAAAGCGTTACTAAATTACTAATGATCCAACTACCAAACAAGTTTGCACACCGCCACACCCTATCACATTTTCGGTTCAAATCTTtctataaatatgtatattttactCAATGGCGGATCTTGAAGAATATATCATTGGGGGCCGACTTAATAACCAATACTGAGTAGAAAAATGGTAGGGAGTAGGGACCCAATGTTTTTTACAAAGAGCTATAACTCTTTTgcacaaaccaaaaaaataaacattgcTATTTTCTCAGATGGATGAATTAACTTATATGTAATGAAGAAGATAGTAGATCCATGTCTCATATGTTAGATTTAGTTCATTTCATTGTAGAAAAAGTAATACGGAGTAACCATCTTCATTCTATATCAACCCGGTTTGTTAGTTAATTGATAGTGGGCCATAACTGAATGGACCTTCCAGGAGTAGGCCCAATTAGGCTACTAGCCTGTTGGGCATCTGGTACGTTTTAATGTTTTATCAATATTTTCAAAACCGTACATTGAATCGCGTTTTATGGTTAAACCAGACCAGACAAACCGAACTTCAATATTTCCTTAGTTACAAATATCATTCgcttaaatagaaaaaaaaaaaaaaaaagatgatggGAAATTCATAGACGGATTAGCTGATTTTCGTTTGAGCAATATTATAAAGATCGAAATGTTACTATTTGAGAAGTATTCTCCTAACGAAGTACAAGCAAACATAAAATTCAGATTTTGTTAAATGATCATGCTAGCAAATAACAAGTTATTCATAGATTAGCACAAATTGTATAATGCATACAATAGATAACACTCTCTATATGTTGAACTTATTAACACTCGATACATGAGGCCAACATGGCCCGTATCTCATCTCTGTTATCAGACAAGGCTATCTCAAAACCCATTAGAAAGCCTATAGTGGACAAGATCCATCCGGTAACACCTTACACGATAGTGTCCAAAACTACACTTAGTACATAAACAAACCAGCGGCGGCAACATTCACAAATATTGACGCACCAACGATAGAGGCCTTGAAAATTGAAGCGTCACTAGCCGGTCCTTCACTAGGAGAGCTAGCAGTTGCACCATCAACGGTAGCTGATGGGGCTCCATCTGTGGCCCCACCAGTAGCATCACCTGCAGAACTTGCGGGTGCCTTGGAAGATGAGGGAGATGGAGCATCATCGACTGCAAATGCCATTCCGATCATGGCAATGAATACAAGAGCAAAGATTGTGAATTGACGAACGGCCATTTTCTTTGTCGTATTCGGTTGAGGCAAGACGCTTGTATAACAAATAACAGGGAATATCTGATGTGACATAGAATGAAAGACATTCAAGACTTGATATAAAGCACGGGGTCAAAAGGAATGAATAGTTGGGCGTCAAATTCGGTTGTTTTATggttgggttgattaattaacgTAGATGTTGAATCTGAACCCAACAAATGCCGATGTTTCTTAGTATAGAAATTTGGGAAAAGAATTGCTACTTTTATGGTTGATAAATTTATGCCAAATATATGTTTTCACTTTGCTTATTTTTAAGATATaataatccaaacaataataTTTTGTTCACTCATTCTAAACAAATGTATTGTACTTGTACAGGTTTAGTAAACGTTAATAGATATTACCcgtacatttttatatatagttttttaaactaaattaaCCTAACCAATCAATGATCAAAGGATTCACTATGAATGTCCAAGAAATAGCCCACTACTTACAAATATTGTACCACTTAGGTTGTTTATTTTCTAACCCGTTAAGGTGCTACATTGGTAAATTTTGtgtataaattaattagtatgttatctgttttatgtgttttgaatgaattattagtataaaaacatattaatagTTCAAACAATTTATTTGATAAAGTGGTATTGTAATATTGTTTAGTCAAGTCATTTCTCATGAATTGAGTTTAACTTATTATATTACTCCTATGACATTTAACTATATATTGAGATAATTAAGTTCTAAAGAACACCCCTTAGTTTAGTTAACACGCTGCCTAAAATGCAAACCATTGCAAAAAAATTGCACCACATGGAGACATGGAGTTGGATTGTGGGAACTTGGAACTAGAGCAATAGAGATGGGCTAAATCTCTTACTTTTATGGGCTTTTGCCACAAGCCCGTTGTTCCCAGAAGTGGTACAGAACTACAGAAGGTCTAATGTTTTGCTCAATATTGTCATATCATGTTACATAACAAATGAACCGTTTTTCTCAAAACAGGTCACCTTTAAAAGAGTGTGAAATCcagttgagtttttttttttttttatgttggttGAGTGTGTAAATTGATGTTTGAACGCGATACATATTTGGAAAAAAGTAAAATAGCCGTTGGGATTTGAAGGAGGAGTAGCCGTTACTAACAGTCAAATCGGGAGGAAGCAGCATGACTTCATAAATCATAACCCACGAAACTCAAACTCGTGCCAAGCTGCAACCCTCGACAACAGTGTTACCGTGCAGCTTGGCTTAACCCATGACTTAAACCCGAGTGTGATGCCAACCCTTAATTTCAATTCGCATGAAACTTATGGTACattataaaatgattattttatagaaataagaataaattcatcataacttttaaaaaactcTAAAATGACTTGGACATCTACTAATAAAGAACTCATTTACACACTTCCTCAAATCTTTATAGACTATAGAGATAACTTGAAAATCTATAAAAtctcctttataaaaaaattcgGACGCACAACACTTAGGACGAAGACTCGGTTCCCAATATAAATGCAGTTATGCACCGTTTCGAATTGGGTTAGTAATAACAATTTGCACGAGTGTGGGCACTAATCCTTGTAATAAGGGGGGGCAAACAAGGATGGTCTCATGGATTATTGTCTCAAGCTAATATGGCTCCCCATGAATCCCCACTATGTGCTTAAAATATGCTgtcaataaataataatgtacccaattattaatttaactgttttttaaatatttaatttggtGTAATCAACATCAATAATGTGCAAGGGTCATACACTCATACACAAGAAACTAAAAGgtgaataattatatatatatatactaaaaactaaagttggaatGTTAGGGGGAGTTattgtagctaaaagtactcccctttagcataaggtacaagcctttaaagcatccaacataattaacggacttaacgactgttaggtgacggacttaacgacccttattttctttttttttactacataacttttactttttaaacttttcaccaaatttttttttttttacatttcccCTTTTACCTTTCGTCACATAACTCTTGtattttaaactttcaacatacaaattttgtttttaggtataaaatttattaacttttgtactttttttcatataactttgtttttaaactttgctctgaaagttttcttttattttcttttacgatataacttttgatttctaaattttattatcaaagtttcattttctttactttgaaccacaacttttattttcttaacttttgtaacGCAAAATTtgtttttcggcttaatgttttgtaacttttatcaccAGAGTTATATttttctcccggggcaacgcccggataAAAATACTAGTTGAAGTCTAAAAATGAACAGAATGGATTGAATAACGAGTTCATTCATATTGAAGTGTGTATTGAATAAAGATCGATGGAGCAAATTGTGTAAGACCCTTGACATGTTTGTACAAAACTTAGCTCCGATATTTATACGAGTTCATGACACGAGCATGATACCAACACCGGGTGGCGCTGACAACATGTATAGGTAACTGATTTAAACGGGATAGTTgatataatttagaagataaatgattgataataCAGATTTATTCGTTAAGGATATAATAGTCATTTATCATCTAACTCTTCTTCAAAATCGAGGAGTCAAATTCAACTTGAgagataaagttaaaaaaatctcGACCCTTTGACtgaaatcaagggttaagatttaaagatgaTAATCGAATCTTAAAccttaattttaatcaaatgatTAAGATGCTATCACCTTACCCCTTAAGTTATCCAACTTTGGAGGATCTTCATCCATAATGGATGGGTAAAATAATTCTTACATACTAGACCATTTGATAAGTGTTAAAAAATTAATGTTTCTTTTTAAGAATCACGGtataatcatgataatttcaTCCAGAGCAGTAGTGACTCAAGGGTAAGACAAATAAAGTAAAGGTTTTAGGCCCCGTATTATCGAAGACCTCAAATTTTAGATATATGTTagtacctttttttattttatatgtagaCTTTGCTATATATAGATAAAGTgtcatataaaagaaaatggaaaatgccAAATAAAGTTCTTGGGGCTtcacttaacatgcataaaaaagttgtatGTTTCCATATCAAAAGCCCACCcactgaattttatggtaaatatacaatTATTTAACGCACCTTAAAGCCTTAGGACTTCGTTTGATAAaatcttaaaatatttaaactaaaaataaagaagagagGCTTAACACTATTAAGTTAAGTCTAATTTCAAATGAGTTTTCAAACAGGGATGCACAAATCACAAATGGTAAGGTATTAGTTTAacaaaaactttatattatctGTTTTTTAATTCTCTGCCTAtatgttgttcaaaaaatatacCCATCACTCCATCAACTTAAAGGATTTTATGCCTAACTTTTACAATTAAAACACTTTTGAACCTTATTAAGTCATCATCAAATTTTCTTaactaac includes these proteins:
- the LOC122578220 gene encoding very-long-chain 3-oxoacyl-CoA reductase 1-like, whose amino-acid sequence is MDVSFLKIIKTQPLWVIVILIIGSTSLLKISILNLRWIYLYFLRPPKKIKKYGSWALVTGSTDGIGKAFAFELAKKGLNLILVGRNPKKLEDVTNEIQSKFSKTRIKNVVFDFSGNISEGIKKISDVIEGLDVGVLINNVGSVYPYPRFFHEVDDELLKNLIRINVEGTTKVTQLVLHGMLKRKKGAIVNIGSGAASVTPSAPLYAVYAATKAYIYQFSRSLYVEYKNSGIDVQCQVPLYVATKMTYIKRPSFFVPSATGYAKAGLQWLGHEPRCTPYWRHSLICGLVHILPEFTVDSYRFNLCLKMRKRGQLKNLQKKE
- the LOC122578405 gene encoding very-long-chain 3-oxoacyl-CoA reductase 1-like, translating into MEVSFLETLKTQPFWVITLFILGSTYLLRISVSILNWVYKNFLRPPKNITKYGSWALITGSTDGIGKAFAFELAKKGLNLILVGRNPKKLEDVTNEIKSKFSKTEIKNVVFDLSGDLSEGIKKISDVIEGLDVGVLINNAGISYPYARFFHEVDDELLNNLIRINVEATTKITQAVLPGMLKRKKGAIVNIGSGAAAIIPSYPLYAVYAATKAYIDQFSRCLYVEYKKSGIDVQCQFPLNVATKMASIKRSSFFVPSATGYAKAGLRWLGHEPRCTPYWPHSLVWALLDSLPEFAVDSWLLNFGLKIRKKGQLKDSRKKE
- the LOC122578221 gene encoding photosystem II core complex proteins psbY, chloroplastic; translated protein: MAATLSTTMAMLNAKCMTTPKSSKPSTPNKPISLLSLPKSVTSKPTSISLTGTAIAGAIFSTLSTCDPAFAAQQIADIAEGDNRGIALLLPLVPAIAWVLFNIFQPALNQINKMRTKGVIVGLGIGGGLAASSGLFATPEAAAAAEAAANDNRGSLLLFVLAPAVLWVLYNILQPALNQINKMRN